One window from the genome of Amaranthus tricolor cultivar Red isolate AtriRed21 chromosome 9, ASM2621246v1, whole genome shotgun sequence encodes:
- the LOC130824032 gene encoding type 2 DNA topoisomerase 6 subunit B-like isoform X2 yields MMKLIIIQFIFFKIILKFLFAIHNFQLISLAIQRCRLSGDPCRLSVIIRQILFSSFRTQISISDTGVGSCLKEFQDLKLCFNGSAVWGLGDPDLFQYNLNLKESVPNKRLTKLPSMPKKKAIFSGTEVSMSTAEDMGVLLQDMTTFLRKIHILKIHNIAMELVAVCSDQQRLQHENVVLVTELTLPSPDSSILQQLTSGLEDYVCNHRNGLIKKCLSCFSSGENPKIGNGQACKKKHGNDVLAVEVVIVVSHSELSDPSNLSCLKAFEPKTEVLYFKDFSPCSVPQSALKAIKSVKWNNYGLTLKNIDDEGSSPSLEWENLPLNTHIDIALHSYNKQVTMPPLRQRNQLETKLAKDAISLALNDLKEMYTGALLSDHALKIHSYAPDLARSIAGLILSSDDQNFQGECFSLLGMPMANIEGHSLEKCIQDKIISAIDMNDRKPPSSRCRPAAPFLFGDDHVQESEYMCDEYDEGEEDDCVLMDY; encoded by the exons ATGATGAAACTGATTATAATTCAgtttattttcttcaaaattaTTCTGAAGTTTTTGTTTGCTATTCATAATTTTCAGTTGATTTCACTTGCAATTCAACGGTGTCGTTTATCAGGAGATCCATGTCGACTTTCTGTCATCATTCGACAAATCCTATTTTCCAGCTTTCGTACTCAAATTTCAA TTTCTGATACTGGTGTTGGAAGTTGCTTGAAAGAATTCCAGGACTTGAAACTTTGCTTCAATGGATCTGCTGTGTGGG GCCTTGGTGATCCTGATCTTTTCCAGTACAACTTAAACCTAAAAGAAAGCGTTCCTAACAAAAGGTTAACTAAGCTCCCTTCAATGCCAAAGAAAAAGGCCATTTTCAG TGGAACTGAAGTTTCTATGTCCACTGCTGAGGACATGGGAGTATTATTGCAAGATATGACTACCTTTCTCAGAAAG ATTCATATATTGAAGATACAT AACATTGCAATGGAGCTGGTTGCTGTATGCAGTGATCAACAACGACTCCAACATGAAAATGTTGTTCTTGTCACCGAGTTGACATTACCTTCCCCAGATTCTTCAATTTTACAACAGCTAACATCAGGGCTAGAGGATTACGTTTGTAATCATAGAAATGGTTTGATTAAAAAGTGCCTGTCCTGCTTTTCGAGCGG AGAGAACCCAAAGATAGGGAATGGACAAGCATGCAAAAAGAAGCACGGAAATGATGTATTGGCTGTTGAAGTAGTAATTGTTGTCAGCCACAGTGAGTTATCGGATCCATCAAATCTGTCATGTTTGAAGGCCTTTGAGCCCAAAACAGAG gttttatattttaaagattTCTCACCTTGTTCGGTCCCCCAGTCAGCTCTCAAAGCAATCAAAAGCGTCAAGTGGAATAACTATGGGCTAACTCTaaaaaatattgatgatgaagggAGCTCTCCTTCACTTGAATGGGAGAACTTGCCCCTAAACACTCATATCGACATCGCCCTTCATTCTTATAATAAGC AGGTGACAATGCCGCCATTAAGGCAAAGAAATCAACTCGAGACAAAGCTTGCAAAGGATGCTATCAGTCTTGCACTAAATGATTTGAAGGAAATGTATACGGGAGCTCTTCTCAGTGATCATGCTCTCAAG ATCCATTCTTATGCCCCTGATCTTGCAAGAAGCATTGCTGGTTTAATACTGTCTTCAGATGATCAAAACTTCCAAGGCGAATGCTTCAGTCTCCTTGGCATGCCAATGGCAAATATAGAAGGACACTCTTTAGAGAAGTGCATACAAGACAAGATTATATCTGCAATAGACATGAATGACAGGAAGCCTCCGAGCTCAAGATGCAGACCGGCTGCACCTTTTCTATTCGGAGATGATCATGTCCAAGAATCAGAATACATGTGCGACGAATATGACGAAGGTGAGGAAGATGATTGCGTGTTGATGGATTACTAA
- the LOC130824032 gene encoding type 2 DNA topoisomerase 6 subunit B-like isoform X3 has protein sequence MEVSNLCKQLISLAIQRCRLSGDPCRLSVIIRQILFSSFRTQISISDTGVGSCLKEFQDLKLCFNGSAVWDGALAIKTTSLGDPDLFQYNLNLKESVPNKRLTKLPSMPKKKAIFSGTEVSMSTAEDMGVLLQDMTTFLRKIHILKIHNIAMELVAVCSDQQRLQHENVVLVTELTLPSPDSSILQQLTSGLEDYVCNHRNGLIKKCLSCFSSGENPKIGNGQACKKKHGNDVLAVEVVIVVSHSELSDPSNLSCLKAFEPKTEVLYFKDFSPCSVPQSALKAIKSVKWNNYGLTLKNIDDEGSSPSLEWENLPLNTHIDIALHSYNKQVTMPPLRQRNQLETKLAKDAISLALNDLKEMYTGALLSDHALKIHSYAPDLARSIAGLILSSDDQNFQGECFSLLGMPMANIEGHSLEKCIQDKIISAIDMNDRKPPSSRCRPAAPFLFGDDHVQESEYMCDEYDEGEEDDCVLMDY, from the exons CTCTGCAAACAG TTGATTTCACTTGCAATTCAACGGTGTCGTTTATCAGGAGATCCATGTCGACTTTCTGTCATCATTCGACAAATCCTATTTTCCAGCTTTCGTACTCAAATTTCAA TTTCTGATACTGGTGTTGGAAGTTGCTTGAAAGAATTCCAGGACTTGAAACTTTGCTTCAATGGATCTGCTGTGTGGG atGGTGCGCTTGCTATCAAAACCACCA GCCTTGGTGATCCTGATCTTTTCCAGTACAACTTAAACCTAAAAGAAAGCGTTCCTAACAAAAGGTTAACTAAGCTCCCTTCAATGCCAAAGAAAAAGGCCATTTTCAG TGGAACTGAAGTTTCTATGTCCACTGCTGAGGACATGGGAGTATTATTGCAAGATATGACTACCTTTCTCAGAAAG ATTCATATATTGAAGATACAT AACATTGCAATGGAGCTGGTTGCTGTATGCAGTGATCAACAACGACTCCAACATGAAAATGTTGTTCTTGTCACCGAGTTGACATTACCTTCCCCAGATTCTTCAATTTTACAACAGCTAACATCAGGGCTAGAGGATTACGTTTGTAATCATAGAAATGGTTTGATTAAAAAGTGCCTGTCCTGCTTTTCGAGCGG AGAGAACCCAAAGATAGGGAATGGACAAGCATGCAAAAAGAAGCACGGAAATGATGTATTGGCTGTTGAAGTAGTAATTGTTGTCAGCCACAGTGAGTTATCGGATCCATCAAATCTGTCATGTTTGAAGGCCTTTGAGCCCAAAACAGAG gttttatattttaaagattTCTCACCTTGTTCGGTCCCCCAGTCAGCTCTCAAAGCAATCAAAAGCGTCAAGTGGAATAACTATGGGCTAACTCTaaaaaatattgatgatgaagggAGCTCTCCTTCACTTGAATGGGAGAACTTGCCCCTAAACACTCATATCGACATCGCCCTTCATTCTTATAATAAGC AGGTGACAATGCCGCCATTAAGGCAAAGAAATCAACTCGAGACAAAGCTTGCAAAGGATGCTATCAGTCTTGCACTAAATGATTTGAAGGAAATGTATACGGGAGCTCTTCTCAGTGATCATGCTCTCAAG ATCCATTCTTATGCCCCTGATCTTGCAAGAAGCATTGCTGGTTTAATACTGTCTTCAGATGATCAAAACTTCCAAGGCGAATGCTTCAGTCTCCTTGGCATGCCAATGGCAAATATAGAAGGACACTCTTTAGAGAAGTGCATACAAGACAAGATTATATCTGCAATAGACATGAATGACAGGAAGCCTCCGAGCTCAAGATGCAGACCGGCTGCACCTTTTCTATTCGGAGATGATCATGTCCAAGAATCAGAATACATGTGCGACGAATATGACGAAGGTGAGGAAGATGATTGCGTGTTGATGGATTACTAA
- the LOC130824032 gene encoding type 2 DNA topoisomerase 6 subunit B-like isoform X1, whose protein sequence is MMKLIIIQFIFFKIILKFLFAIHNFQLISLAIQRCRLSGDPCRLSVIIRQILFSSFRTQISISDTGVGSCLKEFQDLKLCFNGSAVWDGALAIKTTSLGDPDLFQYNLNLKESVPNKRLTKLPSMPKKKAIFSGTEVSMSTAEDMGVLLQDMTTFLRKIHILKIHNIAMELVAVCSDQQRLQHENVVLVTELTLPSPDSSILQQLTSGLEDYVCNHRNGLIKKCLSCFSSGENPKIGNGQACKKKHGNDVLAVEVVIVVSHSELSDPSNLSCLKAFEPKTEVLYFKDFSPCSVPQSALKAIKSVKWNNYGLTLKNIDDEGSSPSLEWENLPLNTHIDIALHSYNKQVTMPPLRQRNQLETKLAKDAISLALNDLKEMYTGALLSDHALKIHSYAPDLARSIAGLILSSDDQNFQGECFSLLGMPMANIEGHSLEKCIQDKIISAIDMNDRKPPSSRCRPAAPFLFGDDHVQESEYMCDEYDEGEEDDCVLMDY, encoded by the exons ATGATGAAACTGATTATAATTCAgtttattttcttcaaaattaTTCTGAAGTTTTTGTTTGCTATTCATAATTTTCAGTTGATTTCACTTGCAATTCAACGGTGTCGTTTATCAGGAGATCCATGTCGACTTTCTGTCATCATTCGACAAATCCTATTTTCCAGCTTTCGTACTCAAATTTCAA TTTCTGATACTGGTGTTGGAAGTTGCTTGAAAGAATTCCAGGACTTGAAACTTTGCTTCAATGGATCTGCTGTGTGGG atGGTGCGCTTGCTATCAAAACCACCA GCCTTGGTGATCCTGATCTTTTCCAGTACAACTTAAACCTAAAAGAAAGCGTTCCTAACAAAAGGTTAACTAAGCTCCCTTCAATGCCAAAGAAAAAGGCCATTTTCAG TGGAACTGAAGTTTCTATGTCCACTGCTGAGGACATGGGAGTATTATTGCAAGATATGACTACCTTTCTCAGAAAG ATTCATATATTGAAGATACAT AACATTGCAATGGAGCTGGTTGCTGTATGCAGTGATCAACAACGACTCCAACATGAAAATGTTGTTCTTGTCACCGAGTTGACATTACCTTCCCCAGATTCTTCAATTTTACAACAGCTAACATCAGGGCTAGAGGATTACGTTTGTAATCATAGAAATGGTTTGATTAAAAAGTGCCTGTCCTGCTTTTCGAGCGG AGAGAACCCAAAGATAGGGAATGGACAAGCATGCAAAAAGAAGCACGGAAATGATGTATTGGCTGTTGAAGTAGTAATTGTTGTCAGCCACAGTGAGTTATCGGATCCATCAAATCTGTCATGTTTGAAGGCCTTTGAGCCCAAAACAGAG gttttatattttaaagattTCTCACCTTGTTCGGTCCCCCAGTCAGCTCTCAAAGCAATCAAAAGCGTCAAGTGGAATAACTATGGGCTAACTCTaaaaaatattgatgatgaagggAGCTCTCCTTCACTTGAATGGGAGAACTTGCCCCTAAACACTCATATCGACATCGCCCTTCATTCTTATAATAAGC AGGTGACAATGCCGCCATTAAGGCAAAGAAATCAACTCGAGACAAAGCTTGCAAAGGATGCTATCAGTCTTGCACTAAATGATTTGAAGGAAATGTATACGGGAGCTCTTCTCAGTGATCATGCTCTCAAG ATCCATTCTTATGCCCCTGATCTTGCAAGAAGCATTGCTGGTTTAATACTGTCTTCAGATGATCAAAACTTCCAAGGCGAATGCTTCAGTCTCCTTGGCATGCCAATGGCAAATATAGAAGGACACTCTTTAGAGAAGTGCATACAAGACAAGATTATATCTGCAATAGACATGAATGACAGGAAGCCTCCGAGCTCAAGATGCAGACCGGCTGCACCTTTTCTATTCGGAGATGATCATGTCCAAGAATCAGAATACATGTGCGACGAATATGACGAAGGTGAGGAAGATGATTGCGTGTTGATGGATTACTAA